A single window of Actinoallomurus bryophytorum DNA harbors:
- the sepH gene encoding septation protein SepH: MQELRLVAVSEDGSYLVLATAGRGTRFTLPVDDRLRAAVRGHFSRLGQYEIEVESPLRPKEIQARIRAGETAEEIADTAGIPVERVRWFEGPVLQEREYMAQQAQRVTIRRQGESAPAPALGEIVEERLGRRGVDLEEAEWDSRKCEDSTWRVRLSFNYDGRPYAAEWAYDPRRRHISAVNEEAARLSSLDLDEPVDDTVTPFLPRRAMKVVTEPVREEPPAPREEPPAAEETAFVREVPRQEMLRPAPSEPAPSRESARPRETAAQAAQYEAEPSREAAASREAAASRETASREAASSRESALSRESAREPEPSREAAPAREAQVEQPAAPKPAPAERPAPAPRPTRAEPSRPAAKREPAGRKPAQPKQAEPKPAPQKPAAHKPAPPKPAQQKPVERPAAETVVEQPAAAAAGAKATPPAQEKRPAARKKSRGKRASVPSWDEIMFGARRPE; encoded by the coding sequence ATGCAGGAGCTGCGCCTCGTCGCGGTCAGCGAGGACGGTTCGTACCTCGTCCTGGCCACCGCGGGCCGAGGCACCCGGTTCACGCTGCCCGTCGACGATCGGCTTCGCGCCGCGGTCCGTGGGCACTTCTCCCGCCTCGGCCAGTACGAGATCGAAGTGGAGAGTCCCTTGCGTCCCAAGGAGATCCAGGCTCGCATCCGCGCTGGAGAGACCGCGGAGGAGATCGCCGACACGGCCGGCATCCCGGTAGAACGGGTCCGCTGGTTCGAGGGACCGGTCCTCCAAGAGCGCGAGTACATGGCACAGCAGGCACAGCGCGTGACGATACGCCGTCAGGGCGAGTCCGCGCCCGCCCCCGCGCTCGGTGAGATCGTCGAGGAGCGGCTCGGCCGCCGCGGCGTCGACCTCGAGGAGGCCGAATGGGACTCCCGCAAGTGTGAGGACTCGACCTGGCGCGTCCGCCTGTCGTTCAACTACGACGGCCGCCCGTACGCCGCGGAGTGGGCCTACGACCCGCGCCGCCGCCACATCTCCGCCGTGAACGAGGAGGCCGCGCGGCTGTCCTCGCTCGACCTGGACGAGCCGGTCGACGACACGGTCACCCCGTTCCTGCCCCGGCGCGCGATGAAGGTCGTCACCGAGCCCGTGCGCGAAGAGCCGCCCGCGCCTCGCGAGGAGCCGCCGGCCGCCGAGGAGACCGCGTTCGTCCGCGAGGTCCCGCGTCAGGAGATGCTCAGGCCGGCCCCGAGCGAGCCCGCGCCGTCCCGCGAGAGCGCGCGTCCACGGGAGACGGCGGCACAGGCCGCACAGTACGAGGCGGAGCCGTCGCGTGAGGCGGCGGCGTCCCGCGAGGCCGCCGCGTCCCGCGAGACCGCGTCCCGTGAGGCCGCGTCGTCGCGCGAGTCCGCCCTGTCGCGCGAGAGCGCGCGAGAGCCCGAGCCGTCCCGCGAGGCCGCACCGGCCCGTGAGGCGCAGGTCGAACAGCCGGCCGCCCCGAAGCCGGCCCCGGCGGAACGCCCCGCCCCGGCCCCACGCCCGACGCGGGCCGAGCCGTCGCGCCCGGCCGCCAAGCGCGAACCCGCAGGCCGCAAGCCCGCCCAGCCGAAGCAGGCCGAGCCGAAGCCCGCGCCGCAAAAGCCCGCCGCGCACAAGCCGGCGCCGCCGAAGCCGGCCCAGCAGAAGCCCGTGGAGCGCCCGGCGGCCGAGACCGTCGTCGAACAGCCGGCCGCTGCCGCCGCCGGCGCGAAGGCCACACCACCGGCCCAGGAAAAGCGCCCCGCCGCCCGCAAGAAGTCCCGTGGCAAGCGCGCATCGGTCCCGTCCTGGGACGAAATCATGTTCGGCGCCCGCCGCCCGGAGTAG
- a CDS encoding catalase, producing the protein MTEKNGEDRPVLTNRQGHPVHDNQNQRTVGSRGPATLENYQFLEKISHFDRERVPERVVHARGAAAFGYFEAYGTVGGTPAARYTRAKLFQTKGKRTDVALRFSTVAGGRDSSELARDPRGFAVKFYTEDGNWDLVGNNLGVFFIRDAIKFPDLIHSQKPDPVTFERQPANRVFDFISQTPESMLMITLLFSPRGIPADYRHQQGFGVNTYKWVNAAGETRLVKYHWSPKLGVRSLTAEQAAELQAEDLGHHTKDLYDAIERGDHPEWELRVQLMDDHDHPELDFDPLDDTKVWPENDFPLLPVGRLVLDRTPRNFFAESEQLAFGTGVLVDGLDFSDDKMLVGRTFSYSDTQRHRVGPNYLQIPVNQAKNAEVRTNQRDGAMTYHVDEAGTNPHVNYEPSITGGLREADHPAPDEQGPEIVGRLTRARIERTNDYRQAGERFLLSEPWEQDDLVKNLVGALGQCDRAIRERMVWHLFMAEDEYGRRVGEGLGITADDVRDLPPLPGQTLTQDELDRAADLGKNGPRDVTGLVMTHCVPNENTVS; encoded by the coding sequence ATGACCGAGAAGAACGGCGAGGACCGCCCCGTACTGACGAACCGCCAGGGACATCCCGTCCACGACAACCAGAACCAGCGCACGGTCGGTTCGCGTGGGCCGGCGACACTGGAGAACTACCAGTTCCTCGAGAAGATCTCCCACTTCGACCGGGAGCGCGTCCCGGAACGGGTCGTGCACGCTCGCGGTGCGGCGGCGTTCGGTTACTTCGAGGCGTACGGCACGGTGGGTGGCACGCCGGCCGCGCGCTACACGCGCGCCAAGCTGTTCCAGACGAAGGGCAAGCGCACCGACGTCGCGCTGCGCTTCTCGACCGTCGCCGGCGGACGTGACTCCTCCGAGCTGGCCCGTGACCCCCGCGGCTTCGCGGTCAAGTTCTACACCGAGGACGGCAACTGGGATCTGGTCGGCAACAACCTCGGCGTCTTCTTCATCCGTGACGCGATCAAGTTCCCCGACCTCATCCACTCTCAGAAGCCCGACCCGGTGACCTTCGAACGGCAGCCGGCCAACCGGGTCTTCGACTTCATCAGCCAGACGCCGGAGTCGATGCTGATGATCACCCTGCTCTTCAGCCCGCGCGGGATCCCCGCCGACTACCGTCACCAGCAGGGCTTCGGGGTCAACACCTACAAGTGGGTCAACGCCGCCGGCGAGACCAGGCTGGTCAAGTACCACTGGTCCCCCAAGCTCGGGGTCAGGTCGCTGACCGCCGAGCAGGCCGCGGAGCTCCAGGCAGAAGACCTCGGCCACCACACCAAGGACCTCTACGACGCCATCGAGCGCGGCGACCACCCCGAGTGGGAGCTGCGCGTGCAGCTGATGGACGACCACGACCATCCCGAGCTGGACTTCGATCCGCTGGATGACACCAAGGTCTGGCCGGAGAACGACTTTCCGCTGCTGCCCGTCGGCCGCCTCGTCCTCGACCGTACGCCGCGCAACTTCTTCGCCGAGAGCGAGCAGCTCGCGTTCGGCACCGGGGTCCTCGTCGACGGCCTGGACTTCAGCGACGACAAGATGCTCGTCGGGCGCACCTTCAGCTACAGCGACACCCAGCGACACCGTGTCGGCCCGAACTACCTGCAGATTCCGGTCAACCAGGCGAAGAACGCCGAGGTACGCACGAACCAGCGCGACGGTGCGATGACATACCACGTCGACGAGGCGGGCACGAACCCGCACGTCAACTACGAGCCCTCCATCACTGGCGGCCTGCGCGAGGCCGACCACCCGGCCCCGGACGAACAGGGTCCCGAGATCGTGGGCCGGCTCACCCGCGCCCGCATCGAACGCACCAACGATTACAGGCAGGCCGGTGAGCGCTTCCTCCTGTCCGAGCCGTGGGAACAGGACGATCTCGTCAAGAACCTCGTCGGCGCCCTGGGTCAGTGTGATCGCGCCATCCGCGAACGCATGGTCTGGCACCTGTTCATGGCCGAGGACGAGTACGGCCGCCGCGTCGGCGAAGGACTCGGCATCACCGCGGACGACGTCCGCGACCTGCCGCCCCTGCCCGGCCAGACGCTCACCCAGGACGAGCTCGACCGGGCCGCCGACCTCGGCAAGAACGGCCCACGCGACGTGACCGGCCTGGTCATGACCCACTGCGTGCCCAACGAGAACACCGTCAGCTGA
- a CDS encoding BTAD domain-containing putative transcriptional regulator, translating to MRIGLLGPLEVADGTGRVVEVGGARLRALLILLALDAGRVVGAERLVDGVWGDEPPSGAPNALQSLISRLRRTLPDLVIESHPSGYRLVLDGSADAVDVIEFDRLAARGQALLADEPARAADALAAALSLWRGPALADVAEAGFARGHVSRLTERHLGAVEDHVEARLTLGRADVAELEELVAAHPLRERLRGQFMRALCAAGRQADALTTFEDARRTLAEELGVDPSPELRDVHLAVLRGRSSPAGPAVRTNLPARLTSFIGREEEIDRVAKLLEENRLVTLTGPGGAGKTRLAVESAERLTERMPGGVWLVELAPVGDPAEVPQALMSALGLRERALVGNMRGTTPPTTDPVGRLVAALAGERLLIVLDNCEHLIDACARLADRVLADCPGVRVLATSREALGITGETLWPVPPLAFPCDESLGPGEDVLGYPAVRLLAERGAAVRPGFTVGADLDAVLAICRRLDGMPLAIELAAARLRTMTAAQIAGRLDDRFRLLTGGSRTALPRHQTLRAVVDWSWDLLDEPEHELLRRMSVFSGGATLESVEEVCGGDVFDALIGLVEKSLVIADGAGRYRLLETIRAYSAGRLSQAGEARRIRRAHAHHFLDLAETAEPLLRTRDQMRWMRRLGAEYDNMHSALRWAIDVSDAALAVRYVAALGWYWFLRGRRAEGEQLAGEAVAVPGEGPARARALAYMYWLLGAFSNSDGGPLDKVALRARLSTVLETAGSVDRDDLHPMLHVAPLGMRIFDGQIEEALADLETLRSARDPWLRAVGHTVRGHALINLGRVEGIDEVFATALAAFRDLGERWGLSLTLTGMAEVTLWKGEPLVAKSYLEEALGYSVDFGSHDEASFLRIRLAHAYSAIGDEARARAELDLAMRGARRRGAPEDLAYVAFTLGEFARRDGDLVAARRHLEEAVAQVAVNGPPQFGAMINSQLGLVHALEGDLSAALTRHTEALRLALFVHDAPIIGQTLVGFADLALRTGDAEKAATLLGAAVAVRGIEDRSLVDPPRIEREARAAIDDARFEGAFAAGRAMNAESAGTYLGIEPRDD from the coding sequence GTGCGGATCGGGCTCCTGGGGCCGCTCGAGGTGGCCGACGGCACCGGACGGGTGGTGGAGGTCGGCGGAGCACGCCTGCGCGCCCTGCTCATCCTGCTGGCCCTCGACGCCGGTCGCGTGGTCGGCGCGGAGAGGCTCGTCGACGGCGTGTGGGGCGACGAGCCGCCCTCCGGGGCTCCGAACGCCCTTCAGTCCCTGATCTCCCGGCTGCGCCGCACGCTGCCGGACCTCGTGATCGAGTCACACCCATCCGGCTACCGGCTGGTCCTCGACGGCTCCGCGGACGCCGTCGACGTCATCGAGTTCGACCGGCTCGCCGCCCGTGGGCAGGCGCTGCTGGCCGATGAGCCCGCGCGGGCCGCCGACGCGCTCGCCGCGGCGCTGAGCCTGTGGCGCGGTCCGGCACTCGCCGACGTCGCCGAGGCCGGCTTCGCCCGCGGTCATGTCTCTCGCCTGACCGAACGCCATCTGGGCGCGGTCGAGGACCACGTCGAGGCGCGGCTGACGCTCGGCCGCGCCGACGTCGCCGAGCTCGAGGAGCTCGTCGCCGCGCACCCGCTGCGCGAGCGCCTGCGCGGGCAGTTCATGCGCGCGCTGTGCGCCGCCGGCCGGCAGGCCGACGCGCTGACCACCTTCGAGGACGCCCGCCGCACACTCGCCGAAGAGCTCGGCGTCGACCCGTCGCCGGAGCTGCGGGACGTCCACCTCGCGGTGCTGAGGGGCAGGTCGTCGCCGGCCGGCCCGGCGGTCCGCACCAACCTGCCCGCACGGCTGACCAGCTTCATCGGCCGGGAAGAAGAGATCGACCGGGTCGCCAAGCTCCTGGAGGAGAACCGCCTCGTCACGCTCACCGGACCGGGCGGCGCCGGCAAGACCCGGCTGGCCGTCGAGTCCGCCGAACGGCTGACGGAGCGCATGCCCGGCGGTGTGTGGCTGGTCGAGCTGGCCCCGGTCGGAGACCCGGCCGAGGTGCCACAGGCCCTGATGAGCGCCCTCGGCCTGCGCGAGAGGGCGCTGGTGGGCAACATGCGGGGTACGACGCCGCCCACCACCGACCCGGTCGGGCGCCTCGTCGCCGCGCTGGCCGGCGAGCGGCTGCTGATCGTGCTGGACAACTGCGAGCACCTGATCGACGCGTGCGCCCGGCTCGCCGACCGCGTCCTGGCCGACTGCCCAGGGGTGCGCGTCCTCGCCACCAGCCGGGAGGCGCTCGGCATCACCGGTGAGACGCTCTGGCCGGTGCCGCCGCTGGCTTTCCCCTGCGATGAGTCACTCGGGCCGGGGGAGGACGTCCTCGGCTATCCCGCCGTACGCCTGCTGGCCGAGCGCGGCGCCGCCGTACGGCCCGGCTTCACCGTCGGCGCCGACCTCGACGCGGTGCTGGCCATCTGCCGCCGCCTCGACGGCATGCCCCTTGCCATCGAGCTGGCCGCCGCCCGGCTGCGGACGATGACCGCCGCGCAGATCGCCGGCCGCCTCGACGACCGGTTCCGGCTCCTCACCGGCGGCAGCCGTACGGCCCTGCCCCGCCACCAGACCCTGCGCGCGGTCGTCGACTGGAGCTGGGACCTGCTGGACGAGCCCGAGCACGAGCTGCTGCGCCGGATGTCGGTCTTCTCCGGCGGGGCCACGCTCGAAAGCGTCGAGGAGGTCTGCGGCGGCGACGTGTTCGACGCCCTCATCGGCCTGGTGGAAAAGTCGCTGGTCATCGCCGACGGGGCCGGGCGCTATCGCCTGCTGGAGACGATCCGCGCCTACAGCGCCGGCCGTCTCTCACAGGCCGGCGAGGCCCGGCGGATCCGGCGCGCGCACGCCCACCACTTCCTCGATCTGGCCGAGACCGCCGAGCCCCTCCTGCGCACGCGGGACCAGATGCGGTGGATGCGACGGCTCGGCGCCGAGTACGACAACATGCATTCGGCGCTGCGCTGGGCCATCGACGTCAGCGACGCGGCCCTGGCGGTCCGCTACGTGGCCGCGCTCGGCTGGTACTGGTTCCTGCGCGGCCGCAGGGCCGAGGGGGAGCAGCTCGCCGGTGAGGCGGTCGCCGTCCCCGGCGAGGGGCCGGCGCGCGCCCGCGCCCTCGCGTACATGTACTGGCTGCTCGGGGCCTTCAGCAACAGCGATGGCGGGCCCCTGGACAAGGTCGCGCTGCGCGCGCGGCTCTCGACGGTCCTGGAGACCGCCGGGTCGGTCGACCGCGACGACCTGCATCCCATGCTCCACGTCGCGCCGCTGGGGATGCGCATCTTCGACGGGCAGATCGAGGAGGCCCTCGCCGACCTGGAGACGCTGCGCTCCGCGCGTGACCCCTGGCTGCGGGCGGTCGGCCACACGGTCCGCGGGCACGCGCTGATCAACCTGGGCCGGGTCGAGGGCATCGACGAGGTCTTCGCCACCGCGCTGGCGGCGTTCCGCGACCTCGGCGAGCGATGGGGCCTGTCGCTGACGCTGACCGGAATGGCCGAGGTCACGCTCTGGAAGGGGGAGCCGCTGGTCGCCAAGTCCTATCTCGAGGAGGCTCTCGGCTACTCCGTGGACTTCGGCAGCCACGACGAGGCCAGCTTCCTGCGGATCCGCCTCGCCCACGCCTACAGCGCGATCGGCGACGAGGCCAGGGCACGCGCCGAGCTGGACCTCGCCATGCGCGGGGCCCGGCGTCGCGGCGCTCCGGAGGACCTCGCCTATGTCGCGTTCACGCTGGGGGAGTTCGCCCGGCGCGACGGCGACCTGGTGGCCGCCCGACGCCATCTGGAGGAGGCCGTCGCCCAGGTCGCGGTCAACGGGCCGCCGCAATTCGGCGCCATGATCAACTCTCAGCTCGGACTGGTGCACGCGCTGGAGGGTGACCTCTCCGCAGCGCTCACCCGGCACACCGAGGCGCTCCGGCTGGCCCTGTTCGTGCACGATGCCCCGATCATCGGGCAGACGCTGGTCGGCTTCGCCGACCTCGCCCTACGCACCGGCGACGCGGAAAAGGCGGCGACTCTGCTCGGCGCGGCCGTCGCCGTACGCGGCATCGAGGACCGGTCGCTGGTCGACCCGCCCCGTATCGAACGCGAGGCGCGCGCGGCGATCGATGACGCACGGTTCGAGGGAGCGTTCGCCGCCGGCCGGGCGATGAACGCCGAGAGCGCGGGCACCTACCTCGGTATCGAGCCCCGAGACGACTGA
- a CDS encoding ATP-binding cassette domain-containing protein has product MTYAIQAEGLVKHFGDTVALDGVDLEARTGSVLGILGPNGAGKTTAVRILATLLRPDTGRASVAGHDVVRDAHQVRQLIGLTGQYASVDEMLTGTENLVMIGRLLDMPRREAKARAAELLERFELWDARDRAAKTYSGGMRRRLDLAASLVGRPSVLFLDEPTTGLDPHARGGLWETVRGLVSDGVTVLLTTQYLEEADQLADDIAVIDRGKVIAHGTPDQLKNQVGGQVLQVRPNDARDRETVAGLVSMVVGDGIQIEGDLVTAPVIDPGVLPKVVRHLDDAGVLVAELTLRRSSLDEVFLSLTGHRAEDEKAHLELEGSSA; this is encoded by the coding sequence ATGACTTACGCCATCCAGGCGGAGGGCCTGGTCAAACACTTCGGGGACACGGTCGCCCTCGACGGTGTGGACCTCGAGGCGCGCACCGGCAGCGTGCTCGGGATCCTGGGCCCCAACGGAGCCGGTAAGACCACCGCCGTACGCATCCTCGCCACCCTGCTGCGACCCGACACCGGCCGGGCGTCCGTCGCCGGACACGACGTCGTACGCGACGCGCACCAGGTCCGTCAGCTCATCGGGCTGACCGGACAGTACGCGTCCGTCGACGAGATGCTCACCGGCACCGAGAACCTCGTGATGATCGGCCGGCTGCTGGACATGCCGCGCCGTGAGGCGAAGGCGCGCGCCGCCGAACTCCTGGAGCGGTTCGAGCTGTGGGACGCCCGCGACCGTGCGGCCAAGACGTACTCCGGCGGCATGCGGCGGCGGCTCGACCTGGCCGCCAGCCTCGTCGGGCGGCCCTCGGTGCTGTTTCTGGACGAGCCCACCACCGGTCTGGACCCGCACGCGCGGGGTGGACTTTGGGAGACCGTCCGCGGGCTGGTGAGCGACGGCGTGACCGTACTCCTCACCACGCAGTACCTGGAGGAGGCCGACCAGCTCGCCGACGACATCGCGGTCATCGACCGCGGCAAGGTCATCGCGCACGGCACCCCCGACCAGCTGAAGAACCAGGTCGGCGGTCAGGTGCTCCAGGTGCGCCCGAACGACGCGCGGGACCGCGAGACGGTCGCCGGGCTGGTCAGCATGGTGGTCGGCGACGGCATCCAGATCGAGGGCGATCTGGTCACCGCGCCGGTCATCGACCCCGGCGTGCTGCCGAAGGTGGTCCGTCACCTCGACGACGCGGGCGTGCTCGTGGCCGAGCTGACGCTGCGCAGGTCCAGCCTCGACGAGGTCTTCCTGTCCCTGACCGGCCACCGCGCCGAAGACGAGAAGGCCCACCTCGAACTCGAAGGGAGCTCAGCATGA
- a CDS encoding MarR family winged helix-turn-helix transcriptional regulator yields the protein MERSLLDSSSYQLIRVLARYKALVAGGLDRYGLHLGQEFYLAQLWCEDGVTSADLAARTGVSAPAVTKVVTGLERAGLVHRERDSSDARLVRVWLTEAGRALRKPVSRLWYESERTFWGGLTDGERARVRAAIGDLLR from the coding sequence GTGGAACGTTCCCTGCTCGACAGCTCCTCGTACCAGCTGATCCGGGTGCTGGCGCGCTACAAGGCGCTCGTGGCCGGCGGGCTAGACCGGTACGGCCTCCACCTCGGGCAGGAGTTCTACCTCGCCCAGCTCTGGTGCGAGGACGGTGTCACCTCCGCCGACCTCGCGGCGCGTACCGGCGTCTCGGCACCCGCGGTGACCAAGGTCGTCACCGGGCTCGAGCGCGCCGGCCTGGTCCACCGCGAGCGCGACTCCTCCGACGCCCGGCTCGTACGCGTCTGGCTGACCGAGGCCGGACGCGCCCTGCGAAAGCCGGTGAGCAGGCTCTGGTACGAATCCGAGCGGACGTTCTGGGGCGGGCTGACCGACGGCGAGCGCGCACGGGTGCGCGCGGCGATCGGCGACCTGCTGCGCTGA
- a CDS encoding ABC transporter permease, which translates to MTAATLPAPSTLSRRVSPLATVRHTMTLAWRTLVQIKHNPMELLDLSVQPIMFVLLFTYVFGGQMAGGHPTQYLQYALPGIIAQNALFATLNTGVGLNTDITKGVFDRLRALPISRMSPLAGRILADTVKQAWSMGILLAMGILIGFRVKTDAAGVVGALLVLVVMSFAVSWVSVLIGVLVSEPDKVQIFGFTTIFPLSFSSSAFVNVHTMPGWMQAWAKVNPVSFLADATRGLISTGPVATPVAKTLISAVVIAVVFAPLAVRALRRRV; encoded by the coding sequence ATGACCGCGGCGACTCTGCCGGCGCCGAGCACGTTGTCCCGGCGCGTCAGCCCGCTCGCCACCGTGCGGCACACGATGACGCTCGCCTGGCGCACGCTCGTGCAGATCAAGCACAACCCGATGGAACTGCTCGACCTCAGCGTCCAGCCGATCATGTTCGTGCTGCTGTTCACGTACGTCTTCGGCGGTCAGATGGCGGGCGGCCACCCCACGCAGTACCTGCAGTACGCACTGCCGGGCATCATCGCGCAGAACGCCCTGTTCGCCACGCTGAACACCGGTGTCGGGCTGAACACCGACATCACCAAGGGCGTCTTCGACCGGCTGCGCGCGCTGCCCATCTCCCGTATGTCGCCCCTCGCGGGCCGGATCCTCGCGGACACGGTCAAGCAGGCGTGGTCGATGGGCATCCTGCTCGCCATGGGCATCCTCATCGGGTTCCGCGTCAAGACCGACGCCGCCGGCGTCGTCGGCGCGCTGCTGGTCCTGGTCGTGATGTCCTTCGCGGTCTCCTGGGTGTCGGTACTGATCGGTGTCCTGGTGAGCGAGCCGGACAAGGTGCAGATCTTCGGCTTCACCACGATCTTCCCGCTGAGCTTCTCCAGCAGCGCGTTCGTCAACGTCCACACGATGCCGGGCTGGATGCAGGCGTGGGCCAAGGTCAACCCGGTGTCCTTCCTGGCCGACGCTACTCGCGGGCTGATCAGCACCGGTCCGGTCGCGACGCCGGTCGCCAAGACGCTGATCTCGGCCGTCGTCATCGCGGTCGTCTTCGCCCCGCTGGCGGTGCGCGCCCTGCGCCGGCGTGTCTGA
- a CDS encoding D-arabinono-1,4-lactone oxidase: MPQSSPPVWRNWAGNQSATPRRVVTPRSADEVAAAVTAAAGDDLTVRMAGTGHSFTGAALTEDVLLRPEGLTGLRAVDAERGLVTAEAGMTLKTFNEHLAREGLALANMGDIQEQTLAGAIQTATHGTGREAAGLVSQVAGLEMVLADGSTVTCSRADRPELFDAARAGLGALGVVTAVTWHTVPAFVLQAREEPMRWEEVLTHLDELADGNEHFEFYWWPHTDGCLTKRNNRVPGPAEPLPAFRHWLDDEFLSNSVFGLTNRIGSLLPVTIKPINGVSARALGARTYSDRSDRVFTSPRRVRFKEQEYAIPREELAGALREVRSVIERSDLRIGFPIEVRLLPAEDAWLSMAYGRQSAFIAIHVFHSSAHEEYFQAIEEVLTSLGGRPHWGKLHTRDASYLEGVYPRFGDFLALRDRIDPSRRFANAYTTRIFGK, encoded by the coding sequence ATGCCTCAATCGAGCCCCCCGGTGTGGCGGAACTGGGCCGGCAACCAGAGCGCCACCCCCCGCCGTGTCGTCACCCCGCGTTCCGCCGACGAGGTCGCCGCCGCCGTGACGGCCGCCGCCGGCGACGACCTGACCGTCCGCATGGCGGGTACCGGTCACTCCTTCACCGGCGCCGCCCTCACCGAGGACGTGCTGCTGCGCCCGGAGGGGCTGACCGGCCTGCGCGCGGTCGACGCCGAACGTGGCCTGGTCACCGCCGAGGCCGGCATGACGCTCAAGACGTTCAACGAGCACCTGGCGCGCGAGGGACTCGCGCTGGCCAACATGGGCGACATCCAGGAACAGACCCTGGCCGGCGCCATCCAGACCGCCACCCATGGCACCGGGCGTGAGGCGGCCGGGCTCGTCTCGCAGGTCGCCGGGCTGGAGATGGTGCTGGCCGACGGAAGCACGGTGACCTGCTCACGCGCGGACCGCCCGGAGCTCTTCGACGCCGCGCGCGCCGGCCTCGGGGCGCTCGGCGTCGTCACCGCGGTCACCTGGCACACCGTGCCCGCGTTCGTGCTCCAGGCGCGGGAGGAGCCGATGCGGTGGGAGGAGGTGCTGACCCACCTCGACGAGCTGGCGGACGGCAACGAGCATTTCGAGTTCTACTGGTGGCCGCACACCGATGGCTGCCTGACCAAGCGCAACAACCGGGTGCCCGGCCCGGCCGAGCCGCTGCCGGCGTTCCGGCACTGGCTGGACGATGAGTTCCTGTCCAACTCCGTGTTCGGGCTCACGAACCGGATCGGCTCGCTGCTGCCGGTCACGATCAAACCGATCAACGGCGTCTCGGCGCGCGCCCTGGGCGCGCGTACGTACAGCGACCGTTCCGACCGGGTCTTCACCAGCCCGCGGCGCGTCCGCTTCAAGGAGCAGGAGTACGCGATTCCGCGCGAGGAGCTGGCGGGCGCGCTGCGCGAGGTACGGTCGGTCATCGAGCGGAGCGACTTGCGCATCGGCTTCCCGATCGAGGTACGCCTGCTGCCGGCCGAGGACGCGTGGCTATCGATGGCGTACGGCCGGCAGAGCGCGTTCATCGCGATCCACGTCTTCCACTCCTCCGCGCACGAGGAGTACTTCCAGGCGATCGAGGAGGTGCTGACGTCACTCGGCGGGCGCCCGCACTGGGGCAAGCTCCACACCCGCGACGCGTCCTATCTGGAGGGTGTGTACCCCCGTTTCGGGGACTTCCTGGCGCTGCGTGACCGGATCGACCCCTCCAGACGCTTTGCCAACGCATATACGACTCGTATCTTCGGGAAGTGA
- a CDS encoding Dps family protein, giving the protein MNKVKSPLSDDARKVTGDALQDALVDLIDLGLVAKQAHWNLTGRNFRSVHLELDKVVEIARNHADLVAERAVAIGVNPDGRVHTVADSSRLGPLEAGYLQDDKVVAAMTDLLAEIIRRFRAHIDATDDADLVSQDLLIAATRDLEEQHWMFEVQRH; this is encoded by the coding sequence ATGAACAAGGTGAAGAGCCCGCTCTCCGACGACGCCCGCAAGGTGACCGGCGACGCGCTGCAGGACGCCCTGGTGGACCTGATCGACCTGGGCCTGGTGGCCAAGCAGGCGCACTGGAACCTGACCGGCCGTAACTTCCGCTCCGTTCACCTCGAGCTCGACAAGGTCGTCGAGATCGCCAGGAACCACGCCGACCTGGTGGCCGAGCGCGCGGTCGCGATCGGCGTCAACCCGGACGGCAGGGTCCACACGGTGGCCGACTCCAGCAGGCTCGGCCCGCTGGAGGCCGGCTACCTGCAGGACGACAAGGTCGTCGCCGCGATGACCGACCTGCTCGCCGAGATCATCCGGCGCTTCCGCGCCCACATCGACGCGACCGACGACGCCGACCTGGTCAGCCAGGATCTGCTGATCGCCGCAACGCGCGATCTGGAGGAACAGCACTGGATGTTCGAGGTACAGCGGCACTGA
- a CDS encoding Fur family transcriptional regulator has translation MEDLAALLRRKGLRNTAQRRAVLAALRENPHATAPDLEDRIGVGKASSSAAGLSRQGLYNVLEDLTRADLVRCIEPAGSPARYELRVGDNHHHVVCRECGRVEDIDCAIGTAPCLDPVEDKGFTIEEAEITWWGICDRCKTAT, from the coding sequence GTGGAAGATCTCGCTGCTCTCCTGAGGCGCAAGGGCCTGCGCAACACGGCCCAGCGGCGGGCGGTCCTGGCCGCCCTGCGGGAGAATCCGCACGCCACCGCGCCCGACCTGGAGGACAGGATCGGCGTGGGGAAGGCGTCCTCCTCGGCCGCGGGCCTGTCGCGTCAGGGCCTCTACAACGTCCTGGAGGACCTGACCCGGGCCGACCTGGTCCGCTGCATCGAACCCGCGGGCTCCCCGGCGCGCTACGAACTCCGGGTGGGAGACAACCACCACCACGTGGTCTGCCGCGAGTGCGGACGGGTCGAGGACATCGACTGCGCCATCGGTACCGCGCCGTGCCTGGACCCGGTGGAGGACAAGGGGTTCACGATCGAGGAGGCGGAGATCACCTGGTGGGGGATCTGCGACCGCTGCAAGACCGCGACCTGA